A window of the Apostichopus japonicus isolate 1M-3 chromosome 8, ASM3797524v1, whole genome shotgun sequence genome harbors these coding sequences:
- the LOC139970825 gene encoding centrosomal protein 15-like, which produces MDETLERELFLSKTHENIISQRERLVRQAEWQLEGQEQFQFTLVNKWQQAKKRNKSLLEDIKHFQAVFKERMERPYSADFITLKEQYWSMVEKELPDWKANVKKSKQEAFSPR; this is translated from the exons ATGGACGAAACACTAGAGAGAGAACTGTTCTTGAGTAAAACGCATGAGAATAT AATCAGTCAAAGAGAGAGGTTGGTAAGGCAAGCAGAATGGCAACTGGAGGGCCAAGAGCAATTTCAATTTACTTTGGTAAACAAATGGCAACAGGCTAAGAAAAGGAACAAATCTCTCTTAGAG GATATCAAGCACTTTCAAGCTGTATTTAAAGAGAGAATGGAAAGACCTTATTCTGCAGATTTCATAACCTTAAAG GAGCAGTATTGGTCAATGGTTGAAAAAGAACTCCCAGATTGGAAAGCAAATGTAAAAAAGTCAAAGCAAGAAGCTTTCAGCCCGAGATGA